The following proteins are encoded in a genomic region of Neoarius graeffei isolate fNeoGra1 chromosome 6, fNeoGra1.pri, whole genome shotgun sequence:
- the LOC132888424 gene encoding extracellular calcium-sensing receptor-like yields the protein MTFLHTWLLFTQVRAADPPCSLLGPPNPPQLSQDGDVMIGGIFSIHSKWDQTTHVFTSEPGQAKCRSLSLREFQHAQTMVFAIEEINNRTEILPGVKVGYQIYDGCGSVEITTRSALSLINGNGKNTYVMSCSKPDTVQAIIGETSSSPSIALSATVGPLHIPVVSHFSTCACLSDRKKHPSFFRTIPSDFYQSRALAKLVRHFGWTWVGALCSDDDYGNNGINEFIIAAKKQGICVEYSMAFFRTDPREKILKIVEIIKASTSKVIVAFVAKSDFEVLLKEIALQNLTGFQWIGSEDWISEINPDYAQWQHLLKGSMGFAIPKAQIKGLGQFLTKINPASDATIYKELWETIFECKLPTQEKADMKQMCKGDESLSQVQNLYTDVSELRVASNVYKAVYAVSYALHNLYNCSKGESGKDISFACANITDKKSWQVVNELKKLRFTTTAGEDVFFDENGDPAARYELLNWQQGKNGKLVFVKVGFYDGSLQTNLQLSFNNVNIAWAHNKAQVPVSVCSPSCPLGMRKAVQKGRPICCFDCIPCAEGEISNLTDSITCIKCPPELWSNHRKDTCVLKVVEFLSFEEIMGIILVSFSLLGVSFTICIAVIFFKHKDTPIVRANNSELSFLLLFSLTLCFLCSLAFIGQPSAWSCMLRHTAFGIIFVLCISCVLGKTVVVLMAFRATLPGSDVMKWFGPPQQRLSVLAFTLVQVIICVLWLTLSPPFPYKNMKYSKEKIILECHLGSALGFWAVLGYIGLLALLCFILAFLARKLPDNFNEAKFITFSILIFCAVWITFIPAYVSSPGKFTVAVEIFAILTSSFGLLICIFVPKCYIIILKPAKNTKKEMMAKPPAK from the exons ATGACGTTCCTGCACACATGGCTATTATTCACTCAGGTGAGAGCAGCTGATCCTCCATGCAGCTTACTAGGCCCACCTAATCCTCCTCAACTCAGCCAAGATGGTGATGTAATGATCGGTGGTATATTTTCCATCCATTCCAAATGGGACCAGACCACACATGTGTTTACATCTGAGCCTGGGCAAGCAAAATGCAGAAG TTTAAGTCTCCGAGAATTTCAACATGCACAAACAATGGTATTTGCCATTGAggaaatcaacaacagaactgaaaTTCTTCCTGGGGTCAAAGTGGGTTATCAAATCTATGATGGCTGTGGATCAGTAGAAATAACGACAAGATCTGCCTTGTCCTTAATTAATGGCAATGGAAAAAATACATATGTAATGTCTTGCTCCAAACCTGATACAGTTCAAGCAATCATAGGAGAAACATCCTCCAGTCCCTCAATTGCCCTGTCTGCCACTGTGGGACCTTTGCACATACCTGTG GTCAGTCACTTTTCAACATGTGCATGCTTAAGTGATCGGAAAAAACACCCATCTTTCTTCAGAACTATTCCCAGTGATTTCTACCAGAGTAGAGCTTTGGCTAAATTGGTCAGGCATTTTGGCTGGACATGGGTAGGGGCCCTATGCAGTGATGATGACTATGGGAACAATGGCATAAATGAATTCATTATTGCAGCCAAAAAACAGGGAATCTGTGTTGAATATTCCATGGCATTCTTTAGGACAGACCCCAGAGAAAAAATTCTGAAAATAGTTGAGATTATCAAGGCTTCAACCTCCAAAGTTATTGTCGCTTTTGTTGCAAAATCTGACTTTGAGGTTCTTCTGAAGGAAATAGCCTTACAGAACTTGACTGGGTTTCAGTGGATTGGTAGTGAGGACTGGATTTCTGAAATCAACCCAGATTATGCCCAATGGCAGCATCTTCTGAAAGGATCCATGGGTTTTGCAATCCCAAAAGCTCAAATTAAGGGCCTAGGGCAATTTCTGACCAAAATTAATCCTGCTTCTGATGCAACTATTTACAAGGAGTTGTGGGAGACAATATTTGAATGTAAGCTCCCCACACAAGAAAAAGCTGATATGAAACAAATGTGCAAAGGTGATGAAAGTCTAAGTCAAGTTCAAAACCTTTATACAGATGTCTCAGAATTACGAGTTGCAAGTAATGTTTACAAGGCTGTGTATGCTGTCAGTTATGCCCTGCACAACTTGTATAACTGTTCAAAGGGAGAGAGTGGAAAAGACATTTCTTTTGCATGTGCAAACATTACAGATAAAAAATCATGGCAG GTAGTCAATGAGTTGAAGAAACTCCGTTTCACAACTACAGCTGGAGAGGATGTATTCTTTGATGAAAATGGAGACCCTGCTGCAAGGTATGAACTGCTGAATTGGCAACAGGGTAAAAATGGTAAATTAGTTTTTGTTAAAGTGGGCTTCTATGATGGCTCTTTGCAAACAAACCTTCAGCTGTCATTTAACAACGTCAATATAGCCTGGGCCCACAACAAAGCACAG gttCCAGTCTCTGTGTGTAGTCCAAGTTGTCCCCTGGGCATGCggaaggctgtgcagaaaggaagGCCAATCTGCTGTTTTGACTGTATTCCTTGTGCAGAGGGGGAAATCAGTAATCTAACTG ATTCTATAACTTGTATCAAGTGTCCACCAGAACTGTGGTCTAATCACAGGAAAGATACCTGCGTCTTAAAAGTCGTGGAATTCCTGTCATTTGAGGAAATAATGGGGATCATTCTTGTATCCTTTTCCTTGTTAGGTGTATCTTTTACCATCTGCATTGCTGTAATTTTtttcaaacacaaggacacaccaATTGTTAGAGCAAATAATTCTGAACTGAGCTTCCTGCTGCtcttctctctgactctgtgtttcCTCTGTTCGCTTGCATTCATTGGTCAGCCTTCTGCATGGTCCTGTATGCTGCGCCACACAGCATTTGGGATCATATTTGTTCTCTGCATTTCCTGTGTTCTGGGGAAAACAGTAGTGGTGTTAATGGCCTTCAGGGCAACACTTCCAGGAAGTGATGTCATGAAATGGTTTGGGCCTCCACAGCAGAGACTCAGTGTACTTGCCTTCACTCTTGTACAGGTTATTATTTGTGTACTGTGGTTAACATTGTCTCCTCCTTTTCCCTACAAAAATATGAAATACTCCAAAGAAAAGATCATATTAGAATGTCATTTAGGCTCAGCTCTCGGGTTCTGGGCTGTGTTGGGTTATATAGGACTCCTGGctcttttgtgttttattttggcttttctggCCCGGAAGTTGCCTGACAATTTCAATGAAGCCAAATTTATTACATTCAGCATACTCATATTCTGTGCAGTTTGGATCACCTTTATTCCTGCTTATGTCAGCTCTCCTGGAAAATTCACTGTAGCTGTCGAGATATTTGCCATTTTAACATCAAGCTTTGGTTTACTGATCTGCATATTTGTTCCAAAGTGTTATATCATCATACTGAAACCAGCGAAGAACACTAAAAAGGAAATGATGGCTAAACCACCTGCAAAATGA